CGGCATGACGAGCAGACGAGGAGGTGGCCCGCGAGCGCCAGCCGCTCGGGCGTCGGCAGCGGGCCGTCGAGCTGCTGGGAGGCCAGCTCGGACGCCGAGGCGCAGCGGAGGGTCAGGATCCGCAGGAGTCGTCGCGGCCCGTTCATGGTCGCCCCGCCGATCTCGGAGGGTCCGTCCCGAACCAGTTCTTCGCCAGGCACTCGCGGAGCAGGAGCCGCGCCCGGTGGAGTCGGACGCGCAGGTTTCCGGCCCCCACGTCGAGCGCCGCGCGCAGCGCCTCGACGTCGAGCCCCTCCACCTCGCGGAGCAGGAAGGCCTCGGCGAGGTGCCGAGGCAGCCGCGCGGCGCAGGCTTCGAACACCCGCCAGAAGTCGGCGTCGTCGAGCGCCGCCTGCGGGCCACGCCAGTTCGAAGGGGCGTTCCGCCAGTTCCCCTCGGCGTCGAAGGGGGACGACGAGCGGCCCGGGGGGGCCGTCAGGTCGGCCTCGATCGTCGGCGCGGACGCCCGCTCGCGGCGGTAGAAGTCGGCGATCTTGCGGCGCAGGATCGCCGTCAGCCAGGTGCGGCGGGGCGAGTCGCCGCGGAAGCGATCCGACGCCTGGAGCGCGGCCAGCAATGTCTCCTGCACGAGGTCCTCGGCGGTCTCGCGACGGCCGACCCGCGTCCGCGCGAAGCGGTAGAGCGCGTCGCCGTGCAGGTGGAGCCATCCCGCCGGGTCCGCCGCCTCGTCGGCCGGCCGATCGGGCGTCGCGCCGGGCTCGGGACCCGCCCGGTCAGGGTCCGGGCGGGGGTGGGATTTCGACATCAAGACGCCTCGCGGCCGTCGGGTCGGGATCGACGAGGGAACGCGCCCGCCCCGGGGGAGGCCGGCTACTTGAGGGCTTCGAGGATCTCGCCGGCCTTGGCCCTCCCGCCGTGGCTGCGGCTGACCCTGGCGAGCACGACCTTGCCCTCGCGGTCGATCACGAACGTCGAGGGATAGGCCGTCTCGCCGGGGGCGTCCCATCGCAGGTCGTAGCTCTTCGTCAGATCGTAG
The DNA window shown above is from Paludisphaera mucosa and carries:
- a CDS encoding sigma-70 family RNA polymerase sigma factor encodes the protein MSKSHPRPDPDRAGPEPGATPDRPADEAADPAGWLHLHGDALYRFARTRVGRRETAEDLVQETLLAALQASDRFRGDSPRRTWLTAILRRKIADFYRRERASAPTIEADLTAPPGRSSSPFDAEGNWRNAPSNWRGPQAALDDADFWRVFEACAARLPRHLAEAFLLREVEGLDVEALRAALDVGAGNLRVRLHRARLLLRECLAKNWFGTDPPRSAGRP